Proteins encoded within one genomic window of Bradyrhizobium sp. CB1717:
- a CDS encoding aminotransferase class I/II-fold pyridoxal phosphate-dependent enzyme, with protein MALTASSRAPQGGNGSDSARSPFVRLNELLAPHQPGKPLISLAVGEPQHPVPDFVGPVLAKHIADFGRYPMNQGTEPFRNSASAWLSSRFKLPRQLDPKSEILVLNGSREGLFLAAIAAARYVGPRPGKPAILMPNPFYPVYGAGALAAACEPVHLPTTVENGFLPDLDAIDEATLARTVAFYLASPANPQGSVAKPDYFKRLKQLADRYGFVILSDECYSEIYTREAPGSALECAGPDFTRVVAFQSLSKRSNLPGLRVGFAAGDKRLIGMFLELRNIAAPQVPVPLQHVATVAYGDEAHVEENRRLYRIKFDLADQIIGNRYGYRRPDGGFCVWLNTSEIGDDVSVTLKLFKEAGVRVVPGSFLARQQPDGFNPGAGYIRLALVQDGETTAQALHRLVETLG; from the coding sequence ATGGCTCTGACCGCTTCATCCCGTGCGCCGCAGGGCGGTAATGGCTCCGATTCCGCACGCTCGCCCTTCGTCCGGCTGAACGAGCTTTTGGCCCCGCATCAGCCCGGCAAGCCCTTGATTTCGCTCGCGGTCGGCGAGCCCCAGCATCCCGTGCCAGACTTCGTCGGCCCGGTCCTGGCCAAGCACATCGCCGATTTCGGCCGCTACCCGATGAACCAGGGCACCGAGCCGTTCCGGAACTCTGCGAGCGCCTGGTTGTCGTCGCGCTTCAAGCTGCCACGGCAGCTCGACCCCAAGAGCGAGATTCTCGTCCTCAATGGCAGTCGCGAGGGGCTGTTCCTCGCCGCGATCGCAGCCGCCCGCTATGTCGGCCCGCGTCCGGGCAAGCCCGCGATCCTGATGCCGAACCCGTTCTATCCGGTCTATGGCGCCGGCGCCCTCGCGGCCGCCTGCGAGCCGGTCCATCTGCCGACCACAGTCGAGAACGGCTTCCTGCCCGATCTCGACGCGATCGACGAGGCGACGCTGGCGCGCACGGTGGCGTTCTATCTGGCCTCGCCCGCCAATCCGCAGGGCTCGGTCGCCAAGCCCGACTATTTCAAGCGCTTGAAGCAGCTCGCCGATCGCTACGGCTTCGTGATCCTCAGCGACGAGTGCTATTCGGAGATCTACACCCGCGAGGCCCCGGGCAGCGCGCTGGAATGCGCCGGCCCCGATTTCACCCGCGTGGTCGCGTTCCAGTCGCTGTCGAAGCGCTCCAACCTGCCGGGCCTGCGCGTCGGCTTCGCCGCCGGCGACAAGAGGCTCATCGGCATGTTCCTCGAGCTGCGCAACATCGCGGCGCCCCAGGTGCCGGTGCCGCTCCAGCATGTCGCGACCGTCGCCTATGGCGACGAGGCGCATGTCGAGGAGAACCGCAGGCTGTACCGGATCAAGTTCGATCTCGCCGACCAGATCATCGGCAATCGCTACGGCTACCGCCGGCCCGATGGCGGCTTTTGCGTCTGGCTCAACACCTCCGAGATCGGCGACGATGTGTCGGTGACGCTGAAGCTGTTCAAGGAAGCCGGCGTGCGCGTGGTGCCCGGCAGCTTTCTGGCGCGACAGCAGCCTGACGGATTCAATCCCGGCGCAGGCTACATCCGCCTCGCGCTGGTGCAGGATGGCGAAACGACGGCGCAGGCGCTGCACCGTCTGGTCGAGACTCTGGGTTAG
- a CDS encoding GFA family protein, with product MRLEGGCYCGEVRYQAEGDPMMQAQCHCRECQYISGGAPNTFIAMPAAGFSYVTGQPKQFTRKDLERAVTREFCAECGTHLVTKVPGLPAAILKVGTLDEPEKFKPQMAIYTCDMQEFHAIPAGMKTFEKLPGH from the coding sequence ATGCGTTTGGAAGGCGGATGCTATTGCGGCGAAGTGCGCTATCAAGCCGAGGGCGACCCGATGATGCAGGCGCAGTGTCATTGCCGCGAGTGCCAGTACATCTCGGGCGGTGCGCCCAACACCTTCATCGCGATGCCGGCGGCCGGCTTCAGCTACGTCACCGGACAGCCGAAGCAATTCACGCGCAAGGACCTCGAACGCGCCGTGACGCGCGAGTTCTGCGCCGAATGCGGCACGCATCTGGTGACCAAGGTTCCGGGCCTGCCCGCCGCGATCCTGAAGGTCGGCACGCTGGACGAACCGGAAAAATTCAAGCCGCAGATGGCGATCTACACCTGCGACATGCAGGAGTTCCACGCGATCCCCGCGGGCATGAAGACATTCGAGAAGCTGCCGGGGCACTGA
- a CDS encoding ammonium transporter yields MTFKRPYGAGLAALAVGLFAATAAYAEPTVNKGDNAWMLTSTVLVLLMTIPGLALFYGGLVRSKNMLSVLMQVFYTVCVVTVIWAVYGYSLAFTGGSDFIGGFSKAFMMGVTTDSKAATFSVDANISELIYMCFQMTFAAITPALIVGAFAERMKFSAIALFIPLWVTLIYFPIAHMVWYWPGPDAIQDAAKALAAAGDAAAKTAAQAKLDEINADAGWIFKAGAIDFAGGTVVHINAGIAGLVGALLIGKRVGYGKELMAPHSLTMSMIGASLLWVGWFGFNAGSNLEANGGAALAMTNSFVATAAAALSWMFAEWIVKGHPSVLGVISGAVAGLVAVTPAAGFSGVMGAIVLGLVVGVVCLFFCTVVKNAIGYDDSLDVFGVHCIGGIVGAIGTGILVNPALGGAGIIDYTAIPPKVADYDFAAQMISQLKAVGTTLVWSGVGSAILYKVVDVIVGLRANVESEREGLDITEHTERAYNM; encoded by the coding sequence ATGACGTTCAAGCGTCCCTATGGCGCGGGATTGGCGGCTCTCGCAGTCGGCCTGTTCGCTGCGACCGCAGCCTACGCCGAGCCAACGGTCAACAAGGGAGACAACGCCTGGATGCTGACATCGACAGTGCTCGTGCTGTTGATGACGATCCCCGGCCTCGCGCTGTTCTATGGCGGCCTCGTCCGCTCCAAGAACATGCTCTCCGTTCTGATGCAGGTGTTCTACACCGTCTGCGTCGTCACCGTGATCTGGGCCGTGTACGGCTACAGCCTCGCCTTCACCGGCGGTTCCGACTTCATCGGCGGCTTCTCCAAGGCCTTCATGATGGGCGTCACCACCGACTCGAAGGCCGCGACCTTCTCGGTCGACGCCAACATCTCGGAGCTCATCTACATGTGCTTCCAGATGACCTTCGCGGCGATCACGCCCGCCCTCATCGTCGGCGCCTTCGCCGAGCGCATGAAGTTCTCGGCGATCGCTCTCTTCATCCCGCTCTGGGTCACGCTGATCTACTTCCCGATCGCGCACATGGTCTGGTACTGGCCGGGCCCGGACGCGATCCAGGACGCTGCCAAGGCTCTGGCTGCGGCGGGTGATGCGGCGGCCAAGACCGCGGCGCAGGCCAAGCTCGACGAGATCAACGCCGACGCCGGCTGGATCTTCAAGGCGGGCGCGATCGACTTCGCAGGCGGCACCGTGGTGCACATCAACGCCGGCATCGCAGGTCTCGTCGGCGCCCTCCTGATCGGCAAGCGCGTCGGTTACGGCAAGGAGCTGATGGCCCCGCACTCGCTGACCATGTCGATGATCGGCGCCTCGCTGCTCTGGGTCGGCTGGTTCGGCTTCAACGCCGGCTCCAACCTCGAGGCCAATGGCGGCGCTGCCCTCGCCATGACCAACTCCTTCGTCGCCACCGCAGCCGCCGCGCTGTCGTGGATGTTCGCGGAGTGGATCGTGAAGGGTCATCCGTCGGTGCTCGGCGTCATCTCCGGCGCTGTCGCGGGTCTCGTGGCCGTCACGCCTGCCGCCGGCTTCTCCGGTGTCATGGGTGCGATCGTCCTCGGCCTCGTGGTCGGTGTGGTCTGCCTGTTCTTCTGCACCGTCGTGAAGAACGCGATCGGCTACGATGACAGCCTCGATGTGTTCGGCGTGCACTGCATCGGCGGCATCGTCGGCGCCATCGGCACCGGCATTCTCGTCAACCCCGCCCTCGGCGGCGCCGGCATCATCGACTACACCGCGATCCCGCCGAAGGTTGCCGACTACGACTTCGCGGCGCAGATGATCTCCCAGCTCAAGGCCGTCGGCACCACGCTGGTGTGGTCGGGCGTCGGTTCGGCGATCCTCTACAAGGTCGTCGATGTGATCGTTGGCCTCCGCGCCAATGTCGAGAGCGAGCGTGAAGGCCTCGACATCACCGAGCACACCGAGCGCGCCTACAACATGTAA
- a CDS encoding P-II family nitrogen regulator — protein MKIVMAIIKPFKLEEVRDALTAIGVHGLTVTEVKGYGRQKGHTEIYRGAEYAVSFLPKIKIEVAVASDQVDKTIDAITSAAKTGQIGDGKIFVINLDHAVRIRTGEADAAAL, from the coding sequence ATGAAAATTGTTATGGCGATTATCAAGCCATTCAAGCTGGAAGAAGTCCGTGACGCCCTGACCGCCATCGGCGTTCACGGTCTCACGGTGACGGAAGTCAAGGGGTATGGCCGCCAGAAGGGCCATACGGAAATCTATCGCGGCGCCGAATATGCCGTGAGCTTCCTGCCCAAGATCAAGATCGAGGTCGCTGTCGCCTCCGACCAGGTCGACAAGACCATCGACGCCATCACGTCCGCTGCGAAAACCGGACAGATCGGCGACGGCAAGATCTTCGTCATCAATCTCGACCATGCGGTTCGCATCCGCACCGGCGAGGCCGATGCCGCGGCCCTTTGA
- a CDS encoding ATP-dependent Clp protease proteolytic subunit, with product MRDMLQLVPMVVEQSARGERSFDIYSRLLRERIIFLNGEVNDAMSGLVCAQLLFLEAENPNRPINLYINSYGGVVTSGLAMYDTMQFIKAPVHTLCMGTARSMGSFLLMAGEPGHRAALPNASLHVHQPLGGFQGQASDILIHANEMQETKRRIIRLYAQHCGRTEAEVERTLDRDHFMTAQQGVEWGLIDRVFAQREAA from the coding sequence ATGCGCGACATGCTTCAGCTCGTCCCTATGGTTGTCGAACAATCCGCCCGCGGCGAGCGATCCTTCGACATCTATTCGCGGCTCCTGCGCGAGCGCATCATCTTCCTCAACGGCGAGGTCAATGATGCGATGTCGGGCCTCGTCTGCGCGCAATTGTTGTTCCTGGAAGCGGAGAATCCGAACAGACCGATCAATCTCTACATCAACTCCTATGGCGGCGTGGTCACCTCCGGTCTCGCCATGTACGACACCATGCAGTTCATCAAGGCGCCGGTTCATACGCTGTGCATGGGCACCGCGCGCTCGATGGGCTCGTTCCTGCTGATGGCCGGCGAGCCAGGTCACCGCGCCGCGCTGCCCAATGCGAGCCTTCACGTGCATCAGCCGCTCGGCGGCTTCCAGGGCCAGGCGTCCGACATCCTGATCCATGCCAACGAAATGCAGGAGACCAAGCGGCGCATCATCCGGCTCTATGCGCAGCATTGCGGGCGCACCGAGGCGGAGGTGGAACGCACCCTGGACCGCGACCACTTCATGACCGCGCAGCAAGGGGTCGAATGGGGATTGATTGACCGGGTCTTTGCGCAGCGCGAGGCCGCCTGA
- a CDS encoding metalloregulator ArsR/SmtB family transcription factor, translated as MIEANIFKALADPTRRKVFEKLAGGSLNASALRDGLEISQPAMSQHLSVLRAAGLVREQRQGRFVNYEVDPDGIVAIGAWLARYRAYWPKRMEALSDLLKDMDQ; from the coding sequence ATGATCGAAGCCAACATCTTCAAGGCACTGGCCGACCCGACGCGCCGAAAGGTCTTTGAAAAGCTCGCGGGCGGAAGCCTGAATGCCAGCGCTTTGCGCGACGGTTTGGAGATCAGCCAGCCGGCGATGTCGCAGCATCTTTCGGTGCTGCGCGCGGCAGGCCTCGTGCGCGAACAGCGGCAGGGCCGCTTTGTGAATTACGAAGTCGACCCGGACGGAATCGTGGCCATCGGGGCATGGCTTGCGCGTTACCGCGCCTATTGGCCGAAGCGCATGGAAGCACTCTCCGATCTCCTCAAGGACATGGATCAATAA
- a CDS encoding ammonium transporter: MAGLLRRAAAVAAPIGLASIMASPAHAASEINTADTAWMIVATALVLMMTIPGLALFYSGMVRKKNVLATMAQSLAAVTIISILWVAFGYSLCFVGDGPWIGTLDRWFLAGMTLDSVNPAAKTIPEALFMLYQMTFAIITVALVAGSVADRMRFSAYLLFSVAWFIFVYIPLAHWVWGGGFLASMGVMDFAGGLVVHLSAGTAGLVAAKVMGRRHGYGTENLSPFDLSLAVMGTGLLWVGWFGFNGGSAGAANSRAVMAIIATHLAACSGALTWGAIEWSTRRKPSVLGMISGAVAGLGTITPASGFVAPWHGIVIGIIAGAVCYWACTWLKHRFNYDDSLDVFGVHGIGGLTGTLLAGVFATSAIGGTAGLIEGHPQQLLIQLYGVTVTFVWAAGVSFVLLKLVGLFVPLRVSREHELEGLDISQHGEALQ, translated from the coding sequence ATGGCGGGATTGTTGCGCCGCGCGGCTGCTGTGGCTGCGCCGATCGGGCTTGCGTCGATCATGGCTTCGCCGGCGCACGCCGCCTCCGAGATCAACACCGCCGACACCGCCTGGATGATCGTCGCCACCGCGCTGGTGCTGATGATGACGATCCCGGGTCTGGCGCTGTTCTATTCCGGCATGGTGCGCAAGAAGAACGTGCTGGCCACCATGGCGCAGAGCCTCGCCGCGGTGACGATCATCTCGATTCTCTGGGTCGCGTTCGGCTATTCACTCTGCTTCGTCGGCGACGGGCCGTGGATCGGCACGCTCGACCGCTGGTTCCTCGCCGGCATGACGCTCGACAGCGTCAACCCGGCGGCGAAGACGATCCCGGAAGCATTGTTCATGCTGTACCAGATGACGTTTGCGATCATCACGGTGGCGCTGGTCGCGGGCTCCGTCGCCGACCGCATGCGGTTCTCCGCCTATCTGTTGTTCTCCGTCGCCTGGTTCATCTTCGTCTACATTCCGCTGGCGCATTGGGTCTGGGGCGGCGGCTTCCTCGCCAGCATGGGCGTGATGGATTTCGCCGGCGGCCTCGTGGTGCATCTGTCGGCCGGCACCGCCGGCCTCGTCGCCGCCAAGGTGATGGGACGCCGTCACGGCTACGGCACAGAAAATCTCTCGCCGTTCGATCTCTCGCTCGCGGTGATGGGCACCGGCCTGTTGTGGGTCGGCTGGTTCGGCTTCAACGGCGGCTCGGCGGGCGCGGCCAATTCGCGCGCGGTGATGGCGATCATCGCGACACATCTTGCAGCCTGTTCCGGTGCGCTGACCTGGGGCGCGATCGAATGGTCGACCCGGCGCAAGCCCTCCGTGCTCGGCATGATCTCCGGCGCGGTCGCCGGTCTCGGCACCATCACGCCCGCCTCGGGCTTCGTCGCACCGTGGCATGGCATCGTGATCGGCATCATCGCCGGTGCGGTCTGCTACTGGGCCTGCACCTGGCTGAAACACCGCTTCAACTACGACGACTCCCTCGACGTGTTCGGCGTCCACGGCATCGGCGGCCTGACCGGCACCCTGCTGGCCGGCGTGTTCGCGACCAGCGCGATCGGCGGCACCGCCGGCCTGATCGAGGGCCATCCGCAGCAGCTCCTGATCCAGCTCTACGGGGTCACCGTCACCTTCGTCTGGGCCGCGGGCGTGAGTTTCGTGCTGCTCAAGCTGGTCGGCCTGTTCGTGCCCTTGCGCGTATCCCGTGAGCACGAGCTCGAGGGACTGGATATTTCGCAGCACGGCGAAGCCCTTCAATAA
- a CDS encoding P-II family nitrogen regulator, producing the protein MKLVVAIIKPFKLDEVRQALTAIGVHGMTVTEVKGYGRQKGHTEIYRGAEYVVNFLPKLRIEIAVASDVADKAVAVITATARTGQIGDGKIFVTPIDHALRIRTGETDSDAL; encoded by the coding sequence ATGAAACTCGTCGTCGCGATCATCAAACCCTTCAAGCTCGATGAGGTCCGCCAGGCCCTGACGGCGATCGGCGTCCACGGCATGACCGTGACCGAGGTGAAGGGCTATGGCCGCCAGAAGGGCCATACCGAGATCTATCGCGGCGCCGAATATGTCGTGAACTTCCTGCCGAAGCTGCGCATCGAGATCGCGGTCGCCTCCGACGTCGCCGACAAGGCGGTGGCCGTGATCACCGCGACGGCCCGCACCGGCCAGATCGGCGACGGCAAGATCTTCGTCACGCCGATCGACCACGCGCTGCGCATCCGCACCGGCGAGACCGACAGCGACGCGCTCTGA
- a CDS encoding DUF4339 domain-containing protein, translating to MASWFYASEGKQQGPFPEGQFRDLIAQGVVRPDTLVWTEGMAGWQKAVEIPGLVGGGGPPMVPAGGPPMMGGGGYGGAAAGSLTADFSPFGLLGRSIVFVIGILLVIPAPWVTVWFYKYITSHIQVPGRPNFGFAGQPMDIWWALMLNALLTYAGATGISFAPLLAVIANAFLAWVILRWIIANLTSNGERLPLSFQGSAIGYVGWYLLMMISTITIIGWAWVIAFWMRWNCRNIEGTRREVVFNGSGWQVLWRSVVFSLACSFIIPIPWMLRWYGRWFVSQFALVDRGAAARAY from the coding sequence ATGGCGAGCTGGTTCTACGCATCCGAGGGCAAGCAGCAGGGGCCCTTTCCGGAAGGACAATTCCGCGATCTGATCGCCCAAGGCGTCGTCCGCCCGGATACGCTGGTGTGGACCGAGGGCATGGCCGGCTGGCAGAAGGCCGTCGAAATTCCCGGCCTGGTCGGCGGCGGCGGACCTCCGATGGTTCCGGCCGGCGGCCCCCCGATGATGGGCGGCGGTGGTTACGGCGGCGCGGCCGCCGGATCGTTGACGGCTGATTTCAGCCCGTTCGGTCTGCTCGGCCGCAGCATCGTGTTCGTGATCGGCATCCTGCTGGTGATCCCCGCACCCTGGGTCACCGTCTGGTTCTACAAATACATCACGTCGCACATCCAGGTGCCGGGCCGCCCGAATTTCGGTTTCGCGGGCCAGCCGATGGACATCTGGTGGGCGTTGATGCTCAACGCGCTCCTGACCTACGCCGGCGCGACCGGCATCTCGTTCGCGCCGCTGCTGGCCGTGATCGCCAATGCGTTCCTCGCCTGGGTGATCCTGCGCTGGATCATCGCCAACCTCACCTCGAACGGCGAGCGTCTGCCGCTCTCCTTCCAGGGCAGCGCGATCGGCTATGTCGGCTGGTACCTGCTGATGATGATCTCGACCATCACAATCATCGGCTGGGCCTGGGTGATTGCGTTCTGGATGCGCTGGAATTGCCGCAACATCGAGGGCACGCGGCGCGAGGTCGTCTTCAACGGCAGCGGCTGGCAGGTTCTGTGGCGATCGGTGGTGTTCTCGCTGGCGTGCAGCTTCATCATCCCGATTCCGTGGATGCTGCGCTGGTACGGCCGCTGGTTCGTGTCGCAATTCGCACTGGTCGATCGCGGAGCGGCCGCTCGCGCCTATTGA
- the tesB gene encoding acyl-CoA thioesterase II — protein sequence MSKSLIDLISILDLEQLEVNLFRGNSPKTSWQRVFGGQVIGQAMVAACRTVEGRLPHSLHCYFILPGDPQIPIIYQVERLRDGKSYSTRRVTAIQHGNAIFSIMVSFHADEETAFDHQDKMPDVPPPEKLTAEEVAKQPMFREMPEFIRRYYESDRPIELRPVELGRYFGQKIDDGRIHVWIRTAAKLPDDPALHMCALAYASDFSLLDAIMARYGRTLFDKRMMPASLDHAMWFHRPFRADEWLLYAQDSPSAQSGRGLTRGSIFKPDGTLVASVAQEGSVRERR from the coding sequence ATGTCCAAAAGCCTGATCGACCTGATCTCGATCCTCGACCTCGAGCAGCTCGAGGTGAACCTGTTCCGCGGCAACAGCCCGAAGACGAGCTGGCAGCGGGTGTTCGGCGGCCAGGTGATCGGACAGGCGATGGTGGCGGCCTGCCGCACCGTCGAGGGCCGGCTGCCGCATTCGCTGCATTGCTATTTCATCCTGCCGGGCGATCCGCAGATCCCGATCATCTACCAGGTCGAGCGCCTGCGCGACGGCAAGAGCTATTCGACGCGGCGCGTCACCGCGATCCAGCACGGCAACGCGATCTTCTCGATCATGGTGTCGTTCCACGCCGACGAGGAAACCGCGTTCGATCATCAGGACAAGATGCCCGACGTGCCGCCGCCGGAAAAGCTCACGGCGGAGGAAGTTGCGAAACAGCCGATGTTCCGCGAGATGCCGGAGTTCATCCGCCGCTATTACGAATCCGACCGCCCGATCGAGCTGCGCCCGGTCGAGCTCGGCCGCTATTTCGGCCAGAAGATCGACGACGGCCGCATCCACGTCTGGATCAGGACCGCGGCAAAGCTGCCTGACGACCCGGCGCTGCACATGTGCGCGCTCGCCTATGCCTCGGACTTCTCGCTGCTGGATGCGATCATGGCGCGCTACGGCCGCACGCTGTTCGACAAGCGCATGATGCCGGCGAGCCTCGATCACGCGATGTGGTTTCACCGCCCGTTCCGCGCCGACGAATGGCTGCTCTACGCCCAGGATTCGCCGAGCGCGCAATCAGGACGCGGCCTGACCCGCGGCTCGATCTTCAAGCCCGATGGCACGCTGGTCGCCTCCGTCGCGCAGGAAGGCTCCGTGCGCGAGCGGAGGTAG
- a CDS encoding ubiquinone biosynthesis hydroxylase gives MSVQGSIVIGGGAFAGLALALALRQGLGPEIDVIVADPALSTRPSRDPRATAIVAACRRLFEAIGAWDDVRGEAQPILDMVVTDSKLEDATRPAFLNFAGDVAPGEPFAHMVENRRLIDALVVRADAEGIDLRATTVASYDARTEGIDVTLGDGSVIAASLLVAADGARSKLRERAGIVTHGWEYDQSGIVVTVGHERDHEGRAEEHFLPAGPFAILPLTGKRSSLVWTERRAEAARIIALSDEDFHSELEQRFGLHLGEVKALDKPRAFPLSYFVARSFIAERLALVGDSAHVIHPIAGQGLNMGLKDVAALAEVVVDAARLGMDLGGADVLERYQRWRRFDTMAMGVATNSLNFLFSNQSTLLRTVRDIGLGLVDRAPPLKNLFIRQAAGLTGEVPRLLKGEAL, from the coding sequence ATGTCGGTACAGGGAAGCATTGTCATTGGCGGCGGCGCGTTTGCCGGCCTCGCGCTGGCGCTGGCGTTGCGCCAGGGGCTCGGGCCGGAGATTGACGTCATCGTCGCCGATCCCGCGCTCAGCACGCGGCCGAGCCGGGACCCACGCGCCACCGCGATCGTCGCCGCCTGCCGCCGCCTGTTCGAGGCGATCGGCGCCTGGGACGACGTCAGGGGCGAGGCGCAGCCGATCCTCGACATGGTCGTCACGGATTCCAAGCTGGAGGACGCCACGCGTCCCGCGTTCCTGAATTTCGCCGGCGACGTCGCGCCGGGCGAGCCCTTTGCCCACATGGTCGAGAACCGCCGCCTGATCGATGCGCTGGTGGTGCGTGCCGACGCCGAGGGCATCGATCTTCGCGCCACCACGGTTGCGTCCTACGATGCGCGCACCGAGGGCATCGACGTGACGCTTGGCGATGGCAGCGTGATCGCGGCGAGCCTTTTGGTCGCCGCCGACGGCGCGCGGTCGAAGCTGCGCGAGCGTGCCGGCATCGTCACCCATGGCTGGGAGTATGACCAGTCCGGCATCGTCGTCACCGTCGGCCACGAGCGCGATCACGAGGGCCGCGCCGAGGAGCACTTCCTGCCCGCGGGCCCCTTCGCGATCCTGCCGCTCACCGGAAAACGCTCGTCGCTGGTATGGACCGAGCGCCGGGCCGAGGCCGCGCGTATCATTGCGCTCAGTGACGAGGATTTTCACAGCGAGCTCGAGCAGCGCTTCGGCCTGCATCTCGGCGAGGTGAAGGCGCTCGACAAGCCGCGCGCGTTTCCGCTGTCCTATTTCGTCGCGCGCTCCTTCATCGCCGAGCGCCTCGCGCTGGTCGGCGATTCAGCCCACGTCATCCACCCCATCGCGGGCCAGGGCCTCAACATGGGGCTGAAGGATGTTGCCGCGCTGGCCGAGGTCGTCGTCGATGCCGCGCGGCTCGGCATGGATCTCGGCGGCGCCGACGTGCTCGAGCGCTACCAGCGCTGGCGCCGCTTCGACACCATGGCGATGGGCGTTGCCACCAACTCGCTGAACTTCCTGTTCTCCAACCAGTCGACCCTGCTGCGCACGGTGCGCGACATCGGCCTCGGCCTCGTCGACCGCGCCCCGCCGCTGAAGAACCTCTTCATCCGCCAGGCCGCCGGCCTCACCGGCGAGGTGCCGCGGCTGTTGAAGGGCGAGGCGTTGTAG
- a CDS encoding Trm112 family protein, protein MNAPTERPEASVDPKLLEILVCPLTKGPLEFDSAKQELISRSAKLAYPIRDGIPIMLPEEARKID, encoded by the coding sequence ATGAACGCGCCTACCGAACGCCCCGAAGCCAGTGTCGATCCGAAACTGCTGGAGATTCTGGTCTGCCCGCTGACCAAGGGCCCGCTGGAGTTCGATTCTGCAAAGCAGGAGCTGATCTCGCGCAGCGCCAAGCTCGCCTATCCGATCCGCGACGGCATCCCGATCATGCTGCCGGAAGAGGCGCGCAAGATCGATTGA
- a CDS encoding TetR/AcrR family transcriptional regulator has translation MIEQLSAEDWTSQGLKTLARHGFTALKADPLARAMGVSRGSFYWHFADLGAFHAAVLKRWREIAAEQIIADVEAAGDEPLKALLRRSFGARLDLERAVRNWAAFDAGAQGAVRAIDRRRLDYIEQLLVMRGLAPVAAQARAQILYWAFLGFALSGAPVPAARLEALLDELLQMVSA, from the coding sequence ATGATCGAACAGCTCTCCGCCGAGGACTGGACCAGCCAGGGCCTGAAGACGCTCGCCAGACACGGCTTCACCGCGTTGAAGGCCGATCCCCTCGCCAGGGCCATGGGTGTTTCGCGCGGCAGCTTCTATTGGCATTTTGCCGATCTCGGCGCATTCCACGCCGCGGTGCTGAAGCGCTGGCGCGAGATCGCGGCGGAACAGATCATCGCCGACGTCGAGGCGGCCGGCGACGAGCCGCTGAAGGCGCTGCTGCGCCGGTCGTTCGGCGCGCGGCTCGACCTCGAGCGCGCAGTGCGCAACTGGGCGGCGTTCGATGCGGGCGCGCAAGGAGCCGTGCGCGCGATCGACCGCCGCAGGCTCGACTACATCGAGCAGCTGCTGGTGATGCGCGGGCTTGCCCCGGTGGCGGCGCAGGCCCGCGCGCAGATCCTCTATTGGGCGTTTCTCGGCTTTGCCCTGTCCGGGGCGCCGGTGCCGGCGGCGCGGCTCGAGGCCCTGCTGGACGAGCTTCTGCAAATGGTCTCCGCGTGA
- a CDS encoding PepSY domain-containing protein: protein MKVIRVVAIALTVGIGAGSTAMADGFKDCTKLDKASWKPASEAEAKAKALGYEVRRSKIEGSCYEVYGVKEGKLYELFYSPEDLSLKHTIAK from the coding sequence GTGAAGGTCATTCGTGTTGTTGCCATTGCACTGACGGTCGGGATTGGCGCGGGATCGACCGCCATGGCCGACGGTTTCAAGGACTGCACCAAGCTCGACAAGGCGTCGTGGAAGCCGGCCAGCGAAGCTGAAGCCAAGGCCAAGGCGCTGGGCTACGAAGTGCGTCGCTCCAAGATCGAAGGCTCGTGCTACGAGGTGTACGGCGTCAAGGAAGGCAAGCTCTACGAGCTGTTCTACAGCCCGGAAGATCTCAGCCTGAAGCACACGATTGCCAAGTAA